The following proteins come from a genomic window of Nicotiana tomentosiformis chromosome 12, ASM39032v3, whole genome shotgun sequence:
- the LOC104092551 gene encoding uncharacterized protein isoform X1, which produces MAPPEIDGRGEKKLEEESSNGVGSNVADSDSDSDHDYGMYVDGRSMSRKLREEYNRQVDESEGFDINLDLPLGVRMVAPINPQRGFENIPRYTELSRMAIGDFNSQNNKRYEFVKNLTVNTSLAAGFWCRITFQARDADASDAVKTFQTLAWWGIDGDKEVIFCRLKKQSSGEGTLLGAMVKLPLCDLYITGSSVEAATNACIRVVSGLLIPMLM; this is translated from the exons ATGGCACCTCCAGAGATTGATGGCCGAGGGGAAAAAAAGTTGGAAGAGGAGAGCAGTAATGGAGTAGGTTCAAATGTCGCTGATTCCGATTCTGATTCTGATCACGATTATGGTATGTATGTCGATGGTCGCAGTATGTCCCGGAAACTTCGGGAGGAATATAATCGGCAGGTGGATGAGAGCGAG GGTTTTGATATCAATTTGGATTTGCCATTGGGGGTTCGTATGGTGGCTCCAATTAATCCACAACGGGGTTTCGAGAACATCCCAAGATATACCGAGCTGTCTCGTATGGCCATTGGCGATTTCAATTCACAGAAT AATAAAAGGTACGAATTTGTCAAAAATTTGACTGTGAACACATCACTTGCTGCTGGGTTTTGGTGTCGTATCACCTTTCAAGCCAGGGATGCTGATGCTTCTGATGCTGTAAAGACCTTTCAAACATTGGCGTGGTGGGGAATTGATGGAGACAAAGAAGTTATATTTTGCAGGCTTAAGAAACAATCCAGTGGTGAAG GAACACTCCTTGGAGCAATGGTGAAGCTGCCTCTGTGTGACTTGTACATCACGGGTTCGAGcgtggaagcagccactaatgcttgcattagg GTGGTGAGCGGCCTCCTGATTCCAATGTTGATGTGA
- the LOC104092551 gene encoding uncharacterized protein isoform X2, producing MAPPEIDGRGEKKLEEESSNGVGSNVADSDSDSDHDYGMYVDGRSMSRKLREEYNRQVDESEGFDINLDLPLGVRMVAPINPQRGFENIPRYTELSRMAIGDFNSQNNKRYEFVKNLTVNTSLAAGFWCRITFQARDADASDAVKTFQTLAWWGIDGDKEVIFCRLKKQSSGEGGERPPDSNVDVKATQ from the exons ATGGCACCTCCAGAGATTGATGGCCGAGGGGAAAAAAAGTTGGAAGAGGAGAGCAGTAATGGAGTAGGTTCAAATGTCGCTGATTCCGATTCTGATTCTGATCACGATTATGGTATGTATGTCGATGGTCGCAGTATGTCCCGGAAACTTCGGGAGGAATATAATCGGCAGGTGGATGAGAGCGAG GGTTTTGATATCAATTTGGATTTGCCATTGGGGGTTCGTATGGTGGCTCCAATTAATCCACAACGGGGTTTCGAGAACATCCCAAGATATACCGAGCTGTCTCGTATGGCCATTGGCGATTTCAATTCACAGAAT AATAAAAGGTACGAATTTGTCAAAAATTTGACTGTGAACACATCACTTGCTGCTGGGTTTTGGTGTCGTATCACCTTTCAAGCCAGGGATGCTGATGCTTCTGATGCTGTAAAGACCTTTCAAACATTGGCGTGGTGGGGAATTGATGGAGACAAAGAAGTTATATTTTGCAGGCTTAAGAAACAATCCAGTGGTGAAG GTGGTGAGCGGCCTCCTGATTCCAATGTTGATGTGAAAGCTACGCAGTGA